The following proteins are encoded in a genomic region of Tenebrio molitor chromosome 7, icTenMoli1.1, whole genome shotgun sequence:
- the LOC138134615 gene encoding uncharacterized protein isoform X1 has product MSSNNLIIRSVGQCKTPLIEMKTLEEPPSKCQKIIHGYALPQIAIKSEEKNCSKSYSEVLLVNGCWDTSNKIPNIVAEMHNIHTEDIKVLQNTCSFSESRDFLNPSPRGSDSGIESDCTDGNLSWLLNYKIHELPPVPDASTEAMGFHNSISNNSDVIIRNNSSSETISNEISRIVGNKTVLRDGFNGKGQSYRYAGPKKPPFTYTELIEHALSEKGELTVSGIYQWISEHFPFYKQNDDRWKNSVRHNLSINPHFRKGSKAVHGAGHLWTIAQKDDKKTWQIKKQRMQQFIQATYKEHKSPEQEALDMELQAATASILGESFNEFDQNDDGSGEKKQNIEVEFINVLDIQNGLEDFLSPPVSKQQIVQECGLGSDFLITDLNPNTLGLNLTEGEVINDGSFYDDISFEYYELEKE; this is encoded by the exons ATGAGCAGTAACAATCTGATTATTCGCAGTGTTGGTCAATGCAAAACCCCTCTAATAGAAATGAAAACTCTTGAGGAACCCCCttcgaaatgtcaaaaaatcatTCACGGTTATGCTTTACCCCAAATAGCCATCAAAagcgaagaaaaaaattgcagtaaatCTTATAGCGAG GTGTTACTTGTAAATGGATGTTGGGATACGTCAAATAAAATTCCGAATATTGTGGCCGAAATGCACAACATTCACACGGAAGACATTAAAGTGCTGCAAAATACCTGTTCATTTAGCGAATCTCGCGATTTCTTAAATCCCAGCCCCAGGGGGTCGGACAGCGGCATCGAGTCGGATTGCACCGATGGAAATCTTTCCTGgcttttaaattataaaatccaCGAACTGCCTCCGGTACCAG ATGCATCGACTGAAGCCATGGGATTTCATAATTCCATTTCAAATAATTCTGATGTGATTATCAGAAACAACAGTTCCAGTGAAACAATATCAAATGAG ATATCGAGGATAGTCGGGAACAAAACTGTCCTCAGGGACGGTTTCAACGGCAAAGGCCAGTCTTATCGCTACGCTGGTCCGAAAAAACCGCCCTTCACCTACACAGAACTGATTGAGCACGCTCTCAGTGAAAAAGGCGAACTGACCGTCTCGGGGATTTACCAGTGGATCTC AGAACACTTTCCTTTCTATAAACAGAACGACGATCGCTGGAAAAACTCTGTCCGACACAATCTCTCTATCAATCCTCACTTTCGAAAAGGGAGTAAGGCTGTGCACGGCGCGGGACATTTATGGACGATCGCCCAAAAGGACGATAAAAAGACATGGCAAATC AAGAAACAGAGAATGCAACAGTTCATTCAAGCGACATACAAAGAACACAAAAGCCCCGAACAAGAAGCACTAGATATGGAGCTGCAAGCGGCAACTGCCAGTATTCTGGGCGAGTCTTTTAACGAATTTGACCAAAAT GATGACGGGAGCGGcgagaaaaaacaaaacattgaGGTGGAATTTATTAATGTGCTTGACATACAGAACGGATTGGAAG ATTTCCTTTCTCCTCCAGTGTCGAAACAACAAATCGTTCAGGAATGTGGATTAGGAAGCGATTTTTTGATTACCGATCTAAATCCAAACACGTTGGgattaaatttgacagaaGGGGAAGTGATTAACGATGGCAGTTTTTACGATGATATATCATTCGAGTATTACGAACTTGAAAAGGAATAG
- the LOC138134615 gene encoding forkhead box protein N5-like isoform X3, whose amino-acid sequence MKTLEEPPSKCQKIIHGYALPQIAIKSEEKNCSKSYSEVLLVNGCWDTSNKIPNIVAEMHNIHTEDIKVLQNTCSFSESRDFLNPSPRGSDSGIESDCTDGNLSWLLNYKIHELPPVPDASTEAMGFHNSISNNSDVIIRNNSSSETISNEISRIVGNKTVLRDGFNGKGQSYRYAGPKKPPFTYTELIEHALSEKGELTVSGIYQWISEHFPFYKQNDDRWKNSVRHNLSINPHFRKGSKAVHGAGHLWTIAQKDDKKTWQIKKQRMQQFIQATYKEHKSPEQEALDMELQAATASILGESFNEFDQNDDGSGEKKQNIEVEFINVLDIQNGLEDFLSPPVSKQQIVQECGLGSDFLITDLNPNTLGLNLTEGEVINDGSFYDDISFEYYELEKE is encoded by the exons ATGAAAACTCTTGAGGAACCCCCttcgaaatgtcaaaaaatcatTCACGGTTATGCTTTACCCCAAATAGCCATCAAAagcgaagaaaaaaattgcagtaaatCTTATAGCGAG GTGTTACTTGTAAATGGATGTTGGGATACGTCAAATAAAATTCCGAATATTGTGGCCGAAATGCACAACATTCACACGGAAGACATTAAAGTGCTGCAAAATACCTGTTCATTTAGCGAATCTCGCGATTTCTTAAATCCCAGCCCCAGGGGGTCGGACAGCGGCATCGAGTCGGATTGCACCGATGGAAATCTTTCCTGgcttttaaattataaaatccaCGAACTGCCTCCGGTACCAG ATGCATCGACTGAAGCCATGGGATTTCATAATTCCATTTCAAATAATTCTGATGTGATTATCAGAAACAACAGTTCCAGTGAAACAATATCAAATGAG ATATCGAGGATAGTCGGGAACAAAACTGTCCTCAGGGACGGTTTCAACGGCAAAGGCCAGTCTTATCGCTACGCTGGTCCGAAAAAACCGCCCTTCACCTACACAGAACTGATTGAGCACGCTCTCAGTGAAAAAGGCGAACTGACCGTCTCGGGGATTTACCAGTGGATCTC AGAACACTTTCCTTTCTATAAACAGAACGACGATCGCTGGAAAAACTCTGTCCGACACAATCTCTCTATCAATCCTCACTTTCGAAAAGGGAGTAAGGCTGTGCACGGCGCGGGACATTTATGGACGATCGCCCAAAAGGACGATAAAAAGACATGGCAAATC AAGAAACAGAGAATGCAACAGTTCATTCAAGCGACATACAAAGAACACAAAAGCCCCGAACAAGAAGCACTAGATATGGAGCTGCAAGCGGCAACTGCCAGTATTCTGGGCGAGTCTTTTAACGAATTTGACCAAAAT GATGACGGGAGCGGcgagaaaaaacaaaacattgaGGTGGAATTTATTAATGTGCTTGACATACAGAACGGATTGGAAG ATTTCCTTTCTCCTCCAGTGTCGAAACAACAAATCGTTCAGGAATGTGGATTAGGAAGCGATTTTTTGATTACCGATCTAAATCCAAACACGTTGGgattaaatttgacagaaGGGGAAGTGATTAACGATGGCAGTTTTTACGATGATATATCATTCGAGTATTACGAACTTGAAAAGGAATAG
- the LOC138134615 gene encoding uncharacterized protein isoform X2, with product MSSNNLIIRSVGQCKTPLIEMKTLEEPPSKCQKIIHGYALPQIAIKSEEKNCSKSYSEVLLVNGCWDTSNKIPNIVAEMHNIHTEDIKVLQNTCSFSESRDFLNPSPRGSDSGIESDCTDGNLSWLLNYKIHELPPVPDASTEAMGFHNSISNNSDVIIRNNSSSETISNEISRIVGNKTVLRDGFNGKGQSYRYAGPKKPPFTYTELIEHALSEKGELTVSGIYQWISEHFPFYKQNDDRWKNSVRHNLSINPHFRKGSKAVHGAGHLWTIAQKDDKKTWQIKQRMQQFIQATYKEHKSPEQEALDMELQAATASILGESFNEFDQNDDGSGEKKQNIEVEFINVLDIQNGLEDFLSPPVSKQQIVQECGLGSDFLITDLNPNTLGLNLTEGEVINDGSFYDDISFEYYELEKE from the exons ATGAGCAGTAACAATCTGATTATTCGCAGTGTTGGTCAATGCAAAACCCCTCTAATAGAAATGAAAACTCTTGAGGAACCCCCttcgaaatgtcaaaaaatcatTCACGGTTATGCTTTACCCCAAATAGCCATCAAAagcgaagaaaaaaattgcagtaaatCTTATAGCGAG GTGTTACTTGTAAATGGATGTTGGGATACGTCAAATAAAATTCCGAATATTGTGGCCGAAATGCACAACATTCACACGGAAGACATTAAAGTGCTGCAAAATACCTGTTCATTTAGCGAATCTCGCGATTTCTTAAATCCCAGCCCCAGGGGGTCGGACAGCGGCATCGAGTCGGATTGCACCGATGGAAATCTTTCCTGgcttttaaattataaaatccaCGAACTGCCTCCGGTACCAG ATGCATCGACTGAAGCCATGGGATTTCATAATTCCATTTCAAATAATTCTGATGTGATTATCAGAAACAACAGTTCCAGTGAAACAATATCAAATGAG ATATCGAGGATAGTCGGGAACAAAACTGTCCTCAGGGACGGTTTCAACGGCAAAGGCCAGTCTTATCGCTACGCTGGTCCGAAAAAACCGCCCTTCACCTACACAGAACTGATTGAGCACGCTCTCAGTGAAAAAGGCGAACTGACCGTCTCGGGGATTTACCAGTGGATCTC AGAACACTTTCCTTTCTATAAACAGAACGACGATCGCTGGAAAAACTCTGTCCGACACAATCTCTCTATCAATCCTCACTTTCGAAAAGGGAGTAAGGCTGTGCACGGCGCGGGACATTTATGGACGATCGCCCAAAAGGACGATAAAAAGACATGGCAAATC AAACAGAGAATGCAACAGTTCATTCAAGCGACATACAAAGAACACAAAAGCCCCGAACAAGAAGCACTAGATATGGAGCTGCAAGCGGCAACTGCCAGTATTCTGGGCGAGTCTTTTAACGAATTTGACCAAAAT GATGACGGGAGCGGcgagaaaaaacaaaacattgaGGTGGAATTTATTAATGTGCTTGACATACAGAACGGATTGGAAG ATTTCCTTTCTCCTCCAGTGTCGAAACAACAAATCGTTCAGGAATGTGGATTAGGAAGCGATTTTTTGATTACCGATCTAAATCCAAACACGTTGGgattaaatttgacagaaGGGGAAGTGATTAACGATGGCAGTTTTTACGATGATATATCATTCGAGTATTACGAACTTGAAAAGGAATAG
- the LOC138134617 gene encoding protein ILRUN isoform X2 gives MDVDNGPSEGSGNSTMDIEQSLLQQFSCMGTTDKEELVQQLQKLLGSSLNYSTAVFFLDMNNWNLQAAVCSYLDIENSTKLPSMALVQDPIASESENIEPNLSFQKVWHIINNGTEQWPTGCYAQCSDGNNLGGERVNLPAVKPFEDTYLTVHMISPAVPGVYQSKWRLCTEKGAYFGDPMWVIVTVVEEGTMALTQQLSSFTDLGASPPPQVAHNPFIPQRSHIEHTQDATPPVERDSNVW, from the exons ATGGACGTTGACAACGGTCCTTCAGAAGGATCTGGAAACAGCACAATGGACATTGAACAGTCATTACTTCAACAATTCAGCTGCATGGGTACAACTGATAAGGAGGAACTGGTGCAGCAGCTCCAAAAATTACTAGGTAGTAGTTTGAATTACTCTACGGCTGTTTTTTTCTTGGATATGAATAATTG GAATCTCCAAGCTGCTGTTTGTTCCTATTTGGATATTGAAAATTCTACCAAATTACCATCAATGGCCCTTGTACAAGACCCAATTGCTAGTGAATCAGAAAATATAGAACCAAATTTAAG TTTTCAAAAAGTCTGGcacataataaataatggCACAGAACAATGGCCTACAGGTTGTTATGCTCAGTGTTCAGATGGTAATAATTTAGGTGGAGAAAGGGTCAACCTTCCTGCTGTCAAACCTTTTGAGGACACTTATTTAACCGTCCACATGATTAGTCCTGCTGTGCCTGGGGTTTATCAAAGTAAATGGAGACTGTGTACAGAAAAAGGGGCATATTTTGGAG ATCCAATGTGGGTTATAGTCACAGTGGTAGAAGAAGGTACTATGGCTCTCACTCAACAGTTATCTAGTTTTACGGATTTAGGTGCATCCCCACCACCACAAGTAGCACATAATCCATTCATTCCTCAACGATCTCATATAGAACATACTCAG gaCGCGACGCCGCCAGTTGAAAGGGACTCTAACGTGTGGTAG
- the LOC138134617 gene encoding protein ILRUN isoform X1, translating into MDVDNGPSEGSGNSTMDIEQSLLQQFSCMGTTDKEELVQQLQKLLGSSLNYSTAVFFLDMNNWNLQAAVCSYLDIENSTKLPSMALVQDPIASESENIEPNLSFQKVWHIINNGTEQWPTGCYAQCSDGNNLGGERVNLPAVKPFEDTYLTVHMISPAVPGVYQSKWRLCTEKGAYFGDPMWVIVTVVEEGTMALTQQLSSFTDLGASPPPQVAHNPFIPQRSHIEHTQVHLFECLCLKNIKHFVNETLLAVLLNDRQRQCSDATPPVERDSNVW; encoded by the exons ATGGACGTTGACAACGGTCCTTCAGAAGGATCTGGAAACAGCACAATGGACATTGAACAGTCATTACTTCAACAATTCAGCTGCATGGGTACAACTGATAAGGAGGAACTGGTGCAGCAGCTCCAAAAATTACTAGGTAGTAGTTTGAATTACTCTACGGCTGTTTTTTTCTTGGATATGAATAATTG GAATCTCCAAGCTGCTGTTTGTTCCTATTTGGATATTGAAAATTCTACCAAATTACCATCAATGGCCCTTGTACAAGACCCAATTGCTAGTGAATCAGAAAATATAGAACCAAATTTAAG TTTTCAAAAAGTCTGGcacataataaataatggCACAGAACAATGGCCTACAGGTTGTTATGCTCAGTGTTCAGATGGTAATAATTTAGGTGGAGAAAGGGTCAACCTTCCTGCTGTCAAACCTTTTGAGGACACTTATTTAACCGTCCACATGATTAGTCCTGCTGTGCCTGGGGTTTATCAAAGTAAATGGAGACTGTGTACAGAAAAAGGGGCATATTTTGGAG ATCCAATGTGGGTTATAGTCACAGTGGTAGAAGAAGGTACTATGGCTCTCACTCAACAGTTATCTAGTTTTACGGATTTAGGTGCATCCCCACCACCACAAGTAGCACATAATCCATTCATTCCTCAACGATCTCATATAGAACATACTCAGGTACACCTTTTCGAGTGTCtatgtttaaaaaacattaaacattttgttaatGAGACTTTACTGGCAGTGCTGTTGAATGACAGGCAGCGCCAGTGCAgt gaCGCGACGCCGCCAGTTGAAAGGGACTCTAACGTGTGGTAG
- the LOC138134607 gene encoding phenoloxidase 1-like — protein sequence MTTDKKNLLLLFDRPQEPLFVPKGDKTIFDVPNNYLPENYKPIGVQLFNRFSGEATERIKVNEIAIPNIDDILELGRHENFSLFIPKHRRISGKLIRLFIEAKNVDDLLSIAVYTRDRVNPYLFYYAFSVALLHRQDTRNLDLPSLIHVFPDKYVDSQVFSRAREQANLVPEGSRTPIEIPQDFTASDLDDEHRIAYFREDIGANIHHWHWHLIYPFDGTREIVDKNRRGELFYYMHQQIIARYNFERLCNNLKRVTRLSNWREPIPEAYFPKLDSLVSSRTWPSRPVNQVPKDLNREVDQIRVNIDDLDRWRDRIFDAIHSGTIINENGDRVPLTEFEGIDVLGNIIEASIIAPNRTFYGDYHNMGHVLIGYIHDPDHRYLEPFGVMADPAVDLRDPVFFRWHAYIDDMFQEFKATLPRYTVAQLNYPGVTVNSIQVQNKGGRPNILNTFWQQSDLDLSRGMDFQPRGSVFVRFTHLQNQEFTYTITVTNQGNNRMGTCRIFLAPKNDERGNPWLFKNQKDMFIELDRFTVNLKQGSNTITRNSTASSLTIPFERTFRDIDVGRPTGGDALTAFNFCGCGWPQHLLLPKGSPEGFLCQLFVMISNYADDKVEQDIEGTCNEGDTFCGIKDKLYPDRRSMGYPFDRQPRQGVDTLQQFLTPNMRVQDVVIQFNNRVVKPRDRN from the exons ATGACAACAGACAAAAAAAACTTGCTGTTGTTATTTGACCGCCCCCAAGAACCACTTTTTGTTCCAAAGGGTGATAAAACAATTTTCGATGTTCCGAATAACTATCTG CCCGAAAATTATAAGCCGATTGGGGTCCAATTATTTAACAGATTCAGTGGAGAGGCCACCGAACGAATTAAAGTAAATGAAATAGCAATTCCAAATATAGACGATATCTTAGAGCTGGGACGCCACGAAAATTTCTCTTTGTTTATCCCAAAACACCGAAGAATTTCCGGAAAGCTAATCCGACTCTTTATAG AAGCGAAAAACGTGGACGACTTGCTATCCATTGCTGTGTACACCCGAGACCGCGTCAATCCTTACCTCTTCTACTACGCATTTTCGGTCGCCCTGTTGCACCGTCAAGACACTCGCAATCTCGATTTGCCCTCTCTCATCCACGTCTTTCCAGACAAATACGTCGACAGCCAAGTTTTCTCGAGAGCTCGCGAACAAGCCAACCTCGTCCCAGAAGGTTCAAGG ACCCCCATCGAGATCCCCCAAGACTTCACCGCGTCAGATTTGGACGATGAGCATCGCATCGCGTACTTCCGCGAAGACATCGGAGCCAACATCCATCATTGGCACTGGCACCTCATCTATCCCTTCGACGGTACCAGAGAAATCGTCGACAAAAACCGCCGAGGCGAGCTGTTCTACTACATGCACCAACAGATAATCGCCAGATATAATTTCGAGCGTCTCTGCAACAATCTCAAGAGAGTGACGCGCTTGAGCAACTGGCGTGAACCAATCCCGGAGGCCTATTTTCCAAAACTGGACAGTCTGGTGTCGAGCAGGACGTGGCCCTCTCGTCCGGTCAACCAAGTTCCCAAAGACCTCAACAGAGAGGTCGACCAGATTCGCGTGAACATCGACGATTTAGACAGATGGAGGGACAGGATTTTCGACGCCATTCATTCTGGAACCATAATAAAT GAGAACGGAGACAGAGTTCCTCTCACCGAGTTCGAAGGTATTGACGTTTTGGGTAACATCATAGAAGCCAGCATCATCGCTCCCAACAGGACTTTTTACGGCGATTACCACAACATGGGTCACGTTCTGATCGGCTACATCCACGATCCCGACCATAGATATCTG GAACCTTTCGGCGTCATGGCCGATCCTGCAGTAGACCTGAGAGATCCTGTGTTCTTCCGCTGGCACGCCTACATCGATGACATGTTCCAAGAGTTCAAAGCAACTCTTCCACGCTACACAGTAGCTCAA CTGAATTACCCTGGGGTGACTGTTAATAGTATTCAAGTGCAAAATAAAGGTGGACGTCCCAACATCCTCAACACTTTCTGGCAACAATCCGACTTGGATTTGTCCAGAGGAATGGATTTCCAACCTCGCGGTTCCGTCTTCGTCCGTTTTACTCATCTACAGAATCAAGAATTCACTTACACGATTACGGTAACCAACCAGGGCAACAATCGCATGGGAACCTGCAGAATATTCCTCGCACCCAAGAATGACGAAAGAGGAAATCCTTGGTTGTTCAAGAATCAAAAAGACATGTTCATCGAATTGGACCGATTCACAGTTAACT TGAAACAAGGATCGAATACTATCACTCGCAATTCTACCGCCTCTTCGCTGACCATACCGTTTGAAAGAACCTTCAGAGACATCGACGTGGGCAGACCCACCGGAGGGGACGCTTTGACTGCTTTCAATTTCTGCGGATGCGGATGGCCCCAACACTTACTCTTGCCCAAAGGAAGCCCTGAAGGTTTCCTCTGCCAGTTGTTTGTAATGATTTCTAACTATGCCGACGACAAG GTCGAGCAAGACATCGAAGGAACTTGCAACGAAGGCGACACGTTTTGCGGAATTAAAGACAAGTTGTATCCCGATCGTCGTTCGATGGGTTATCCCTTTGACAGACAACCACGCCAAGGAGTGGACACTTTGCAACAGTTTTTGACGCCCAACATGAGAGTTCAAGATGTCGTCATCCAATTCAACAATCGAGTTGTCAAGCCACGCGATCGCAATTAA
- the LOC138134616 gene encoding zinc finger protein GLIS2-like — protein MLLSDHRMVEGQPLHYYYYHPYPELPFTCYSTFKTMEMREELMMPHSPNSTQSDSDNSLSSIEVSPKPIRARTVIQHTPKTNEVRCCWKSCGILFESLDQLATHVTRVHASSGPGGLFYCGWEGCSRNSKGFNARYKMLVHVRTHTNEKPHQCFQCDKSFSRAENLKIHSRSHSGEKPYVCPVPGCNKAYSNSSDRFKHTRTHQVEKPYQCKVPGCPKRYTDPSSLRKHVKTYKHFVHENNKVNDENVKSNSCVDRKLEGEKGHDKVNENHSCDCTHMCCVSGGNKTNEILRFGALINFRREEKCTTWNPFFSPDHQENILVSYNVHPDDNMDIDVPLDLSINRKVM, from the exons ATGCTTCTGTCTGATCACAGGATGGTAGAAGGGCAACCTCTCCACTACTACTACTACCACCCTTACCCCGAACTCCCTTTCACCTGTTACTCAACGTTTAAAACAATGGAAATGAGAGAAGAATTAATGATGCCACACTCCCCCAACAGCACGCAG AGCGACAGTGACAATTCCCTCTCCAGTATCGAAGTTTCCCCCAAACCAATTAGGGCGAGGACCGTCATTCAACACACGCCAAAAACAAACGAAGTCCGTTGTTGTTGGAAATCATGCGGTATTCTCTTCGAATCCTTGGACCAACTAGCTACGCACGTGACCCGGGTGCACGCGTCGAGTGGTCCCGGAGGATTATTTTATTGCGGATGGGAGGGTTGCTCCCGCAACAGCAAAGGTTTCAATGCGAG GTACAAGATGTTGGTGCACGTCCGGACTCACACGAACGAAAAGCCCCACCAGTGCTTCCAATGTGACAAGTCCTTCTCCCGGgccgaaaatttaaaaatacattcgcGGTCCCACAGTGGTGAAAAGCCCTACGTCTGTCCGGTACCCGGCTGCAACAAAGCGTATTCGAATTCCAGTGACAGATTCAAACACACCAGGACGCATCAAGTGGAAAAACCGTACCAATGTAAAGTCCCGGGTTGTCCGAAGCGGTACACGGATCCCAGCAGCTTGAGAAAACACGTCAAAACGTATAAACACTTCGTCCACGAAAACAACAAAGTCAACGACGAAAATGTCAAGAGCAATTCTTGCGTCGATAGAAAACTTGAAGGCGAGAAGGGTCACGACAAAGTCAACGAGAACCACTCTTGCGACTGCACGCATATGTGTTGCGTGTCCGGTGGGAACAAAACGAACGAAATTCTTCGATTCGGGGCTTTGATTAATTTCAGAAGAGAAGAGAAATGTACGACGTGGAATCCATTTTTCTCCCCTGACCACCAAGAGAACATCCTAGTTTCTTACAACGTACATCCGGACGACAATATGGACATTGACGTACCGCTAGACTTAAGTATTAACAGAAAAGTTATGTAA